One window of Thermus oshimai DSM 12092 genomic DNA carries:
- a CDS encoding AAA family ATPase, which produces MRVKDLAWRTPPIRPKKAPPFFGQERALRALEAAFRAKGHGYLVGPSGLGKRRRLLALLKGKRFPQEELLYLPLGEEAFPLLLPPGEGRALLEGVEALLAEFTPALFREKGFLYAKSLVEARHEEEAEALLRALSEMAKAEGFQLEESAEGLTLRGQGPLPPELSAQLEETVLGYLEIRQRAQAEVAALRRGFAERVLAPKAQALKERFPQARHYLDWLLESLLRAAALEEELDLRALLPRLLVEGGERVVYEPNPTPERLFGHLEYEVREGTYTTHLGLLRPGALLRAGGGVLVLEAHRVWELGSYPLLKRALAGGEVEPLTPRPEVKGPRLKPAPLTAQVFLVGPPEVVAFLEEDEEFLELFPYRVEFSPDIPYTEENVAYLGGFLEEEGLPVTPEGLAALADEARRWAGHKERLDARLYRVLDLAKEALAQGNPLDRQAVEGAVRAREDRFGLEEELYLEELKEGVVALEVAGERVGEVNGLVVLEGPLPSGRPVRITAQAGPGREGILSIDREVGLGGQVFHKAVLTLAGYLRGRYAELGALSATVSLVFEQSYGGIEGDSAGLAELLAVLSALSGLPLRQDLAVTGAIDQTGKVLAVGRVAEKVEGFFRVCRTLGLTGTQGVVLPRANLPHLVLRPEVVEAVEGGRFHLYAVEEADEAIELLFGRRAYWVHEKVREVLEHFQRLENGEGKG; this is translated from the coding sequence ATGCGGGTGAAGGACCTCGCCTGGCGCACCCCCCCCATCCGACCCAAGAAGGCCCCCCCCTTCTTCGGCCAGGAAAGGGCCTTGAGGGCCCTGGAGGCCGCCTTTAGGGCCAAGGGCCATGGGTATCTGGTGGGGCCGAGCGGTCTGGGGAAGCGCCGCCGTCTCCTCGCCCTCCTTAAAGGCAAGCGTTTTCCCCAAGAAGAGCTTCTCTACCTCCCCTTGGGCGAAGAGGCCTTTCCCCTCCTCCTTCCTCCTGGGGAGGGGCGGGCCCTTCTGGAGGGGGTGGAGGCCCTGCTGGCGGAGTTCACCCCTGCCCTCTTCCGGGAGAAGGGCTTCCTCTACGCCAAAAGCCTGGTGGAGGCCCGCCACGAGGAGGAGGCGGAGGCCCTCCTAAGGGCCCTCTCCGAGATGGCCAAGGCCGAGGGCTTCCAGCTGGAGGAAAGCGCCGAGGGCCTGACCCTAAGGGGCCAGGGCCCTCTTCCCCCGGAGCTTTCCGCCCAGCTGGAGGAAACGGTGTTGGGCTATTTGGAAATCCGCCAGCGGGCCCAGGCGGAGGTGGCCGCCCTAAGGCGGGGGTTTGCCGAGCGGGTTCTGGCGCCCAAGGCCCAGGCCCTAAAGGAGCGCTTTCCCCAGGCCCGGCACTATCTGGACTGGCTTTTAGAAAGCCTCCTCCGGGCGGCGGCCCTGGAGGAGGAGCTGGACCTTAGGGCCCTCCTCCCCCGCCTCCTGGTGGAGGGGGGGGAGCGGGTGGTCTACGAGCCCAACCCCACCCCGGAACGGCTCTTCGGCCACCTGGAGTACGAGGTGCGGGAGGGAACCTACACCACCCACCTGGGCCTCCTCCGCCCGGGGGCGCTCCTCCGGGCGGGGGGCGGGGTTTTGGTCCTCGAGGCCCACCGGGTTTGGGAGCTCGGGAGCTACCCCCTCCTGAAGCGGGCCCTGGCGGGGGGGGAGGTGGAGCCCCTCACCCCCCGGCCCGAGGTGAAGGGCCCCCGCCTCAAGCCCGCCCCCCTCACGGCCCAGGTCTTCCTGGTGGGCCCCCCGGAGGTCGTGGCCTTTTTGGAGGAGGACGAGGAGTTTTTGGAGCTCTTCCCCTACCGGGTGGAGTTTAGCCCCGACATCCCCTACACGGAGGAGAACGTGGCCTACCTGGGGGGGTTTTTGGAGGAGGAGGGCCTCCCCGTAACCCCTGAGGGCCTGGCCGCCCTGGCGGACGAGGCCCGGCGCTGGGCGGGGCACAAGGAACGGCTGGACGCCCGCCTCTACCGGGTGCTGGACCTGGCCAAGGAAGCCCTGGCCCAAGGGAACCCCCTAGACCGGCAGGCGGTGGAGGGGGCGGTCCGGGCCCGGGAGGACCGGTTTGGCCTGGAGGAGGAGCTCTACCTGGAGGAGCTCAAGGAGGGCGTGGTGGCCCTGGAGGTGGCCGGGGAGCGGGTGGGGGAGGTGAACGGCCTGGTGGTCCTGGAAGGCCCCCTGCCCTCGGGCCGCCCGGTGCGCATCACTGCCCAGGCGGGCCCGGGGCGGGAGGGGATCCTCTCCATAGACCGGGAGGTGGGCCTCGGGGGGCAGGTCTTCCACAAGGCGGTCCTCACCCTGGCGGGGTACCTCCGGGGGCGGTACGCAGAGCTGGGGGCCCTTTCCGCCACCGTGAGCCTGGTCTTTGAGCAGAGCTACGGCGGGATTGAGGGGGACTCCGCGGGCCTGGCGGAGCTCCTTGCGGTCCTCTCCGCCCTTTCGGGGCTGCCCCTACGGCAGGACCTGGCGGTGACGGGGGCCATTGACCAGACGGGGAAGGTCCTGGCCGTGGGCCGGGTGGCGGAAAAGGTGGAGGGGTTTTTCCGGGTCTGCCGCACCCTGGGCCTCACCGGCACCCAGGGGGTGGTCCTCCCCAGGGCCAACCTGCCCCACCTGGTCCTCAGGCCCGAGGTGGTGGAGGCGGTGGAGGGGGGGCGGTTCCACCTCTATGCGGTGGAGGAGGCGGACGAGGCCATAGAGCTCCTCTTCGGCCGCCGGGCCTACTGGGTGCACGAGAAGGTGCGGGAGGTGCTGGAGCACTTCCAGCGCCTGGAAAACGGGGAGGGGAAGGGCTAG